One window from the genome of Jiangella alba encodes:
- a CDS encoding phosphodiester glycosidase family protein, with product MSSTIARRRWVTSLSTLTVSAVAVGVFSGVPATAQDEPPLTDDAIELVDRTEQIGPGITLRELTSVTPTGWYDQHILTADLANPAVTSDLLAGQHVTDRQATSVMVNEAGAVAGVNGDFFDINNSGAPLGAEVRDGELLKSSDYGTWSHIGVGLDGIGRAVDMTLDATATFGGTAHPVTSLNASNTMSGSPAGAIVAYTPAWGTYSRAIGVSGATDVASVLVQDERVVSVDAAAAGEGAIPDGAFVLVGREAGAAAIRTLQPGDGVTLSYELSDEIARQMRFVIGSNRELVRDGVARPDSELDNAVHPRTVIGFKDDGRTMILMTNDGRQSPVNGMTMRELARFMVRLGAEQAWNLDGGGSTSMVAAPLGEDAATVRNSPSDGAERPDPNGVGLFVAPGNGTPKQLVITPGEDDARAFPGLHRTLTAKAVDDHLTPVALDPAAVRWRSSGGTVDASVLEVPANRRGRVTVHATAGAAQGVRSIDVLGPLNSLELSTNRLSISDAGPQHAVEVAVTGRDAQGFAAPVELVDLDLSYDEAVVGITASGTGLLVTPRAAGGTVVELSAAGRTVRLPVTVGVQTVQVYDFQDEYAATGRWTRNGTAGVRLDILDDPDGIRLEFGAARNKGITAASSPSRWVEIPGQPLRVRLKLKSDVFVPSGLTYAGFWDAEGTSIGVYGTGLQPSDEWQYATFTIPSTAVFPIRFNSFQGINTAVDQQLPGRFVIGGLEADVPSQIDLPPQEPLRADPLVSADGQPQAGADWSFATLSDVQFTAASPDLTQVAVAALQRIRAEEPDLVVLNGDIVDRGLPEDVALARQTLEEGGCDLVAAGAEPDDDPGTVPCYYVPGNHESYGVGNTQSTLDAWEAEFGRPYRTFDHKGTRFILLNSALGSLRGSDWDQLPMLEEALTTAADDDAVSNVMVFAHHPVDDPAETKSSQLGDRMEVQLVQRLLADFRSASNKGAAMVGSHAQITNVQRQEGVQYVVHPSSGKAPYGTPDRGGFTGWVEWNVDRDGSGAQQWLSANVRAFAQQVVVEAPATVEAGRAVTVGGHVVQPSGVQPGSRVVPLAYPMSVRWSGDDGLAVGSGEQAVRRARNQGKVAILDPVTRQLTGLRTGEVTLEVTSDSMRPYTGPESLAPVTGRTTVRVVAAAGPGARVDADAPVFTAVPADAAVRPVTLTNTGDRPLVVSGLTVTADAFAVADARACTAAPVAPGASCEVAVRFTPPPAGGRASADLVVESNAPGGAVEVPLTGAEAEPEAGPGQD from the coding sequence ATGTCGAGCACCATCGCACGACGTCGATGGGTGACGTCGTTGTCCACGTTGACGGTGTCCGCCGTCGCGGTCGGCGTGTTCAGCGGCGTGCCCGCGACAGCACAGGACGAGCCGCCGCTGACGGACGACGCGATCGAGCTGGTGGACCGGACCGAGCAGATCGGCCCCGGCATCACGCTGCGCGAGCTGACCTCCGTCACCCCGACCGGCTGGTACGACCAGCACATCCTCACCGCCGACCTCGCCAACCCGGCCGTCACCAGCGACCTGCTGGCCGGCCAGCACGTCACCGACCGCCAGGCGACGAGCGTCATGGTGAACGAGGCCGGGGCGGTCGCCGGCGTCAACGGCGACTTCTTCGACATCAACAACTCCGGCGCGCCGCTGGGCGCGGAGGTCCGCGACGGCGAGCTGCTGAAGTCGTCGGACTACGGGACGTGGTCGCACATCGGCGTCGGCCTGGACGGCATCGGCCGCGCGGTCGACATGACGCTGGACGCGACGGCGACGTTCGGCGGCACGGCGCACCCGGTGACCTCGCTGAACGCGTCGAACACGATGTCCGGCTCCCCCGCGGGCGCCATCGTCGCGTACACACCCGCCTGGGGCACGTACAGCCGCGCCATCGGCGTCAGCGGCGCCACCGACGTCGCATCCGTGCTGGTCCAGGACGAGCGAGTGGTCAGCGTGGACGCCGCCGCCGCGGGTGAGGGCGCCATCCCCGACGGCGCCTTCGTGCTGGTCGGCCGGGAGGCCGGCGCGGCCGCGATCCGCACCCTCCAGCCGGGCGACGGCGTGACGCTCAGCTACGAGCTCAGCGACGAGATCGCCCGGCAGATGCGCTTCGTCATCGGCTCCAACCGCGAGCTGGTCCGCGACGGCGTCGCCCGCCCGGACTCCGAGCTCGACAACGCCGTCCACCCGCGCACCGTCATCGGCTTCAAGGACGACGGCCGCACGATGATCCTCATGACGAACGACGGTCGGCAGTCGCCGGTCAACGGCATGACGATGCGCGAGCTGGCCCGGTTCATGGTGCGCCTCGGCGCGGAGCAGGCCTGGAACCTCGACGGCGGCGGCTCGACGTCGATGGTGGCCGCCCCGCTCGGCGAGGACGCCGCGACCGTCCGCAACAGCCCGTCCGACGGCGCCGAGCGGCCAGATCCCAACGGCGTCGGCCTGTTCGTCGCGCCCGGCAACGGCACGCCCAAGCAGCTGGTCATCACGCCCGGCGAGGACGACGCCCGCGCGTTCCCCGGCCTGCACCGCACGCTCACCGCGAAGGCCGTCGACGACCACCTCACCCCGGTCGCGCTCGACCCCGCGGCGGTCCGCTGGCGCAGCAGCGGCGGCACCGTCGACGCCTCCGTGCTCGAGGTGCCGGCGAACCGGCGCGGGCGGGTCACGGTGCACGCGACCGCCGGCGCGGCCCAGGGCGTCCGCAGCATCGACGTCCTCGGCCCGCTGAACTCGCTGGAGCTGTCGACGAACCGCCTCTCCATCAGCGACGCGGGTCCGCAGCACGCCGTCGAGGTCGCCGTCACCGGCCGCGACGCGCAGGGCTTCGCCGCACCCGTCGAGCTGGTCGACCTCGACCTCAGCTACGACGAGGCCGTCGTCGGCATCACGGCGTCCGGCACCGGCCTGCTGGTCACCCCGCGCGCCGCGGGCGGCACCGTCGTCGAACTGAGCGCCGCCGGCCGGACGGTGCGGCTGCCGGTGACGGTCGGCGTCCAGACCGTCCAGGTCTACGACTTCCAGGACGAGTACGCCGCCACCGGCCGCTGGACCCGCAACGGCACCGCCGGCGTGCGCTTGGACATCCTCGACGACCCGGACGGCATCAGGCTGGAGTTCGGCGCCGCCCGCAACAAGGGCATCACCGCCGCCAGCAGCCCGAGCCGCTGGGTCGAGATCCCGGGCCAGCCGCTGCGGGTCCGGCTCAAGCTCAAGTCGGACGTGTTCGTGCCGAGCGGCCTGACCTACGCCGGCTTCTGGGACGCCGAGGGCACCTCGATCGGCGTCTACGGCACCGGCCTGCAGCCGTCGGACGAGTGGCAGTACGCCACGTTCACCATCCCGTCGACGGCGGTGTTCCCGATCCGGTTCAACTCGTTCCAGGGCATCAACACCGCCGTCGACCAGCAGCTGCCGGGCCGGTTCGTCATCGGCGGGCTGGAGGCGGACGTCCCGTCGCAGATCGACCTGCCCCCGCAGGAGCCGCTGCGCGCCGACCCGCTGGTGTCCGCCGACGGGCAGCCGCAGGCGGGCGCCGACTGGTCCTTCGCCACGCTCTCCGACGTCCAGTTCACCGCCGCGTCGCCTGACCTCACCCAGGTCGCCGTCGCCGCGCTGCAGCGCATCCGCGCGGAGGAACCGGACCTCGTCGTGCTCAACGGCGACATCGTCGACCGCGGGCTGCCCGAGGACGTCGCGCTGGCCCGCCAGACGCTGGAGGAGGGCGGCTGCGACCTCGTCGCCGCCGGCGCCGAGCCGGACGACGACCCCGGCACCGTCCCCTGCTACTACGTGCCGGGCAACCACGAGTCCTACGGCGTGGGCAACACGCAGTCGACGCTGGACGCCTGGGAGGCCGAGTTCGGCCGCCCGTACCGGACCTTCGACCACAAGGGCACCCGGTTCATCCTGCTCAACAGCGCGCTGGGCAGCCTGCGCGGCTCGGACTGGGACCAGCTGCCCATGCTCGAGGAGGCGCTGACGACCGCGGCCGACGACGACGCCGTCAGCAACGTCATGGTCTTCGCCCACCACCCGGTCGACGATCCGGCGGAGACGAAGTCCAGCCAGCTCGGCGACCGCATGGAGGTCCAGCTGGTCCAGCGGCTGCTGGCCGATTTCCGGTCGGCCAGCAACAAGGGCGCCGCGATGGTCGGCTCGCACGCCCAGATCACGAACGTCCAGCGCCAGGAGGGCGTCCAGTACGTCGTGCACCCGTCGTCGGGCAAGGCGCCGTACGGCACCCCGGACCGCGGCGGCTTCACCGGCTGGGTCGAGTGGAACGTCGACCGCGACGGGTCCGGCGCGCAGCAGTGGCTCAGCGCCAACGTCCGCGCGTTCGCCCAGCAGGTCGTCGTCGAGGCCCCCGCGACGGTCGAGGCGGGCCGCGCGGTGACCGTCGGCGGGCACGTCGTCCAGCCGTCCGGCGTGCAGCCGGGCAGCCGGGTCGTGCCGCTGGCCTACCCGATGTCGGTGCGCTGGTCCGGCGACGACGGCCTGGCCGTCGGCTCCGGCGAGCAGGCCGTCCGCCGGGCCCGCAACCAGGGCAAGGTCGCGATCCTGGACCCGGTGACGCGGCAGCTGACCGGCCTGCGCACCGGCGAGGTGACGCTGGAGGTCACCAGCGACTCCATGCGCCCTTACACCGGCCCGGAGTCGCTGGCGCCGGTGACGGGACGAACGACGGTCCGGGTCGTGGCCGCCGCCGGTCCGGGCGCCCGGGTCGACGCGGACGCGCCGGTGTTCACCGCCGTGCCGGCCGACGCCGCGGTGCGCCCGGTGACGCTGACGAACACCGGCGATCGGCCGCTGGTGGTGTCCGGGCTGACGGTGACGGCGGACGCGTTCGCGGTGGCCGACGCGCGGGCGTGCACCGCGGCGCCGGTCGCGCCGGGCGCCTCGTGCGAGGTGGCGGTCCGGTTCACGCCGCCGCCCGCCGGTGGCCGTGCGAGCGCGGACCTCGTCGTCGAGTCCAACGCGCCGGGCGGCGCCGTCGAGGTGCCCCTGACGGGCGCCGAGGCCGAGCCCGAGGCCGGGCCCGGCCAGGACTGA
- the sepH gene encoding septation protein SepH, whose translation MRELRLIAVSEDGAHLILSGHDGEQLALRVDDRLLAAIRGDRARLGQLDIRLESQLRPRDIQARIRAGESVDSVAAVAGMPREKVERFAGPVLAEREHIAGRARQATVRRLGGDGPPQTLEAAAGATAKTHGADPDLVEWDAWRREDGRWLVRFAWAGEEEDSALFSFDPSGRTVVPEDHNARSIAGVLPAEAPAPAETEAPAGPARLSVVGGSSGGPSGAAAQQPDNDDGPDLPAFLKPAGVGPVRGLVRDASGSSGSAGSDDDDEDDEFENTTPIPAAARRQRRTTRTGRERRRREPDLFHDHTPDPAEPAAPAASTTSAVDDDADDAATSERLRLSDIAQHVETDDEQAADLAPTADEPAPPARKTSSSRSRRPSVPSWDEIMFGRRKND comes from the coding sequence ATGCGTGAGCTTCGGCTGATCGCGGTCAGTGAGGACGGCGCTCACCTCATCCTCTCCGGCCACGACGGTGAACAGCTGGCGTTGCGGGTGGACGACCGCCTGCTCGCCGCGATCCGAGGCGACCGAGCGAGGTTGGGACAGTTGGATATCCGGCTCGAAAGCCAGCTACGTCCACGCGACATCCAGGCACGCATCCGGGCGGGCGAGTCCGTCGACTCCGTCGCCGCCGTGGCGGGCATGCCACGCGAGAAGGTCGAGCGCTTCGCCGGCCCCGTCCTCGCCGAACGCGAGCACATCGCCGGGCGCGCCCGGCAGGCCACGGTGCGCCGGCTGGGTGGCGACGGCCCGCCGCAGACGCTGGAGGCCGCCGCGGGGGCGACCGCCAAGACGCACGGCGCCGACCCCGACCTCGTCGAGTGGGACGCGTGGCGGCGCGAGGACGGCCGCTGGCTGGTCCGGTTCGCGTGGGCCGGCGAGGAGGAGGACTCCGCCCTCTTCTCGTTCGACCCGTCCGGCCGCACTGTCGTGCCCGAGGACCACAACGCCCGTTCCATCGCCGGCGTGCTGCCGGCCGAGGCGCCCGCGCCCGCCGAGACGGAGGCCCCGGCCGGCCCGGCCCGGCTGTCCGTCGTGGGCGGCTCGTCCGGCGGCCCGTCCGGCGCCGCGGCACAGCAGCCCGACAATGACGACGGCCCTGACCTCCCGGCGTTCCTCAAGCCCGCCGGCGTCGGGCCGGTGCGCGGCCTCGTGCGCGACGCGTCCGGTTCCTCCGGCTCGGCCGGCTCGGACGATGACGACGAGGACGACGAGTTCGAGAACACCACGCCGATCCCGGCCGCGGCCCGCCGCCAGCGGCGCACCACCCGCACCGGCCGCGAACGCCGTCGTCGCGAGCCCGACCTGTTCCACGACCACACGCCGGATCCGGCCGAGCCCGCCGCGCCTGCGGCCTCGACCACCTCGGCTGTCGACGACGACGCCGACGACGCGGCCACCAGCGAGCGGCTGCGGCTCAGCGACATCGCCCAGCACGTCGAAACCGACGACGAGCAAGCCGCCGACCTCGCCCCGACGGCCGACGAGCCGGCGCCGCCGGCCCGCAAGACCAGCTCCTCCCGGTCCCGTCGGCCCAGCGTCCCCAGCTGGGACGAGATCATGTTCGGGCGCCGCAAGAACGACTGA
- a CDS encoding RNA polymerase sigma factor, producing the protein MAELSVSELVEAASRGDQRAWDRLVDDHASLVWAVVRSHRLHGGDAEDAFQSTWLRLVEHLGRLAHPERLAAWLVTTARRECLRLLRKVGTELPVLDMDDHSKDAATPDPGPVEALLAREEQVAVLRAFQRLRPRCQDLLRLTAAAADPRYADVAAELDMPVGSVGPTRQRCLEHLRRLIHDGDDTGGTETARDTNDTGPASARPRTGRR; encoded by the coding sequence GTGGCCGAACTGTCCGTCAGTGAGCTGGTCGAGGCGGCGTCCAGGGGCGATCAACGCGCCTGGGACCGCCTGGTCGACGACCACGCGTCGCTGGTGTGGGCGGTCGTCCGCAGCCATCGGCTGCACGGCGGCGACGCCGAGGACGCGTTCCAGAGCACCTGGCTGCGGCTGGTCGAGCACCTCGGCCGGCTGGCCCACCCGGAGCGGCTGGCGGCCTGGCTGGTCACCACCGCGCGCCGCGAGTGCCTGCGGCTGCTGCGCAAGGTCGGCACCGAGCTGCCCGTCCTCGACATGGACGACCACAGCAAGGATGCCGCTACCCCAGATCCCGGCCCGGTCGAGGCGCTGCTCGCCCGCGAGGAGCAGGTCGCGGTGCTGCGCGCGTTCCAGCGGCTGCGGCCCCGCTGCCAGGACCTCCTGCGGCTCACCGCGGCCGCGGCCGACCCGCGCTACGCCGACGTCGCCGCGGAGCTCGACATGCCCGTCGGCAGCGTCGGACCCACGCGGCAGCGCTGCCTCGAACACCTGCGCCGGCTCATCCACGACGGCGACGACACCGGCGGCACCGAGACCGCCCGCGACACGAACGACACCGGCCCGGCCAGCGCCCGCCCGCGCACGGGCCGGCGCTGA
- a CDS encoding phosphotransferase: protein MAHGRRRAGRTGRRLQRRAGRRGPLGYRGAAAADVHLRRHRRGPRGHARGRRPPRHGPDRRAGAGHGRGAPRRRRRHRHHRRRRPVPRRAGRARTHLGQLPLRGRRPPGRRHQLGQHLNGRRRAGDVRSLGRHRRPHRRHLPQGAATDDLVGEAERLRWLRARGIPAADVLEAAPGLLVTAEVPGVAAGEDLVVCHGDLTTQNVLIDPGTLTVSGVIDAGRLGVADRWLDLAIVTRELEDDLGGPDAAARYLRGCGVPPDPAKQTFYRLLDEFF, encoded by the coding sequence GTGGCGCACGGCCGACGCCGAGCTGGCCGAACTGGTCGGCGACTCCAGCGCCGAGCCGGCCGCCGCGGTCCGCTCGGGTACCGAGGCGCCGCGGCTGCTGACGTTCACCTCCGGCGACACCGTCGTGGTCCTCGAGGTCACGCGCGAGGCCGGCGCCCACCGCGTCATGGGCCAGATCGTCGCGCCGGCGCCGGCCACGGTCGAGGTGCGCCACGTCGACGGCGTCGTCACCGTCACCACCGACGCCGACGGCCGGTTCCGCGCCGCGCCGGTCGCGCCCGGACCCATCTCGGTCAGCTGCCGCTTCGAGGACGACGCCCGCCCGGCCGTCGTCACCAGCTGGGTCAGCATCTGAATGGACGACGCCGAGCCGGTGACGTCCGGTCTCTCGGGCGCCACCGTCGTCCGCACCGCCGGCACCTACCGCAAGGAGCGGCCACCGACGACCTCGTCGGCGAGGCCGAGCGGCTGCGCTGGCTGCGGGCGCGGGGCATCCCGGCCGCTGACGTGCTGGAGGCCGCGCCGGGCCTGCTGGTGACGGCCGAGGTGCCGGGTGTGGCGGCCGGCGAGGATCTCGTGGTCTGCCACGGCGACCTCACCACGCAGAACGTGCTGATCGACCCCGGGACGCTGACGGTGAGCGGTGTCATCGACGCCGGTCGGCTCGGCGTCGCCGACCGCTGGCTCGACCTCGCCATCGTCACCCGCGAACTGGAGGACGACCTCGGCGGCCCCGACGCCGCCGCCCGCTACCTGCGCGGCTGCGGCGTCCCGCCGGACCCCGCGAAGCAGACGTTCTACCGGCTGCTGGACGAGTTCTTCTGA
- a CDS encoding alkaline phosphatase family protein, with translation MPLPRYGEDALADLLPSVLAALGVPDEIDVLGLPPARRYCVLLVDALGWNLLRAHPAQAPFLTSLTGRSITAGTPTTTATSLASLGTGLPPGKHGIVGYTSRVPGGDGIFNALKWDPPLDPLTYQPYPSLFDRAARAGVATTVIGQSSFRDTGLTRAAMGGPFRSANTYGQRVAAAVEGSSGATPSLVYVYDGDLDYTGHQHGWRSAAWRYQLAMVDRFAEQLYDELPPETVLVVTADHGMVDVDPDRRVDVDDVPALREGVALVAGEARFRHVYTASSAVADDVAAAWRSVLGDRAAVLTRAEAVTAGWFGAVEARVAERIGDVVASVHGDCAVERRSVFPVETRLRGLHGALSDDELMVPLLVGEA, from the coding sequence GTGCCGCTGCCGCGTTACGGCGAGGACGCCCTCGCTGACCTCCTGCCGTCCGTGCTGGCCGCCCTCGGCGTGCCCGACGAGATCGACGTGCTGGGGCTGCCGCCGGCCCGCCGCTACTGCGTCCTGCTGGTCGACGCGCTCGGCTGGAACCTGCTGCGCGCCCACCCGGCGCAGGCGCCGTTCCTGACGTCGCTGACCGGCCGCTCCATCACCGCCGGCACCCCCACCACCACGGCCACCAGCCTGGCCAGCCTCGGCACCGGGCTGCCGCCGGGCAAGCACGGCATCGTCGGCTACACGTCGCGGGTGCCGGGCGGCGACGGCATCTTCAACGCGCTCAAGTGGGATCCACCCCTCGACCCGCTGACCTACCAGCCGTACCCGTCGCTGTTCGACCGCGCCGCGCGGGCCGGGGTGGCGACGACCGTCATCGGGCAGAGCAGCTTCCGCGACACCGGGCTGACCCGCGCCGCCATGGGCGGCCCGTTCCGCTCCGCCAACACCTACGGCCAGCGGGTCGCGGCCGCCGTCGAGGGGTCGTCCGGCGCCACGCCGTCGCTGGTGTACGTCTACGACGGCGACCTCGACTACACGGGTCACCAGCACGGCTGGCGCTCAGCCGCCTGGCGCTACCAGCTGGCCATGGTCGACCGCTTCGCCGAGCAGCTCTACGACGAGCTGCCGCCCGAGACCGTCCTCGTCGTCACCGCCGACCACGGCATGGTCGACGTCGACCCCGACCGCCGGGTCGACGTCGACGACGTGCCCGCGCTGCGCGAGGGCGTGGCGCTGGTGGCCGGCGAGGCCCGGTTCCGGCACGTGTACACCGCCTCGTCGGCGGTGGCCGACGACGTCGCCGCCGCGTGGCGGTCGGTGCTCGGTGACCGCGCCGCGGTGCTGACCCGCGCCGAGGCCGTCACGGCCGGCTGGTTCGGCGCGGTGGAGGCGCGGGTGGCCGAACGCATCGGCGACGTCGTCGCCAGCGTGCACGGCGACTGCGCGGTCGAGCGGCGCAGCGTGTTCCCCGTCGAGACCCGGCTGCGCGGCCTGCACGGCGCGCTGAGCGACGACGAGCTGATGGTGCCGCTGCTGGTCGGGGAGGCGTGA
- a CDS encoding ferrochelatase, which produces MVSITDPYDALLVVSFGGPEGQDDVIPFLENVTRGKNIPRERLEEVGEHYRLFGGRSPINDQNRALIANLEHELAERKISLPVYWGNRNWDPYLADELARMRDDGVERVAAFVTSAYDSYSGCRQYREDLWRAVRKVGPGAPRIDRLRHSFDHPGFVTANADGVVGALGDLPRDVADRARIVYVTHSIPDAMAETSGPTGGAYVAQHLAVASAVSAQVQARTGVERPHDLVYCSRSGPPSMPWLEPDVNDHLAALASDGVEAVVLAPIGFLSDHMEVAYDLDTEALATAKELGIAAARAATAGTHPDFVDTVIDLLLERAAVERGESVVRASIGAPGPAADVAPAGCCPNLREDLPALCGADSPPYP; this is translated from the coding sequence ATGGTGAGCATCACCGATCCGTACGACGCTCTCCTGGTCGTCTCCTTCGGCGGTCCGGAGGGGCAGGACGACGTCATCCCGTTCCTCGAGAACGTCACCCGCGGCAAGAACATCCCGCGGGAGCGGCTGGAAGAGGTCGGCGAGCACTACCGGCTGTTCGGCGGGCGCAGCCCGATCAACGACCAGAACCGCGCGCTCATCGCCAACCTCGAGCACGAACTGGCCGAGCGGAAGATCTCGCTGCCGGTCTACTGGGGCAACCGCAACTGGGACCCCTACCTCGCCGACGAGCTCGCCCGCATGCGCGACGACGGCGTCGAGCGGGTCGCGGCGTTCGTGACCAGCGCGTACGACTCCTACTCCGGCTGCCGGCAGTACCGCGAGGACCTGTGGCGCGCGGTGCGGAAGGTCGGGCCGGGGGCGCCGCGCATCGACCGGCTGCGGCACTCGTTCGACCACCCCGGCTTCGTGACGGCCAACGCCGACGGCGTCGTGGGCGCGCTCGGCGACCTGCCGCGCGACGTCGCCGACCGGGCCCGCATCGTCTACGTCACGCACTCCATCCCCGACGCCATGGCCGAGACGTCCGGGCCGACCGGCGGCGCGTACGTCGCGCAGCACCTGGCCGTCGCGTCCGCCGTCAGCGCGCAGGTGCAGGCCCGCACGGGCGTCGAGCGCCCGCACGATCTCGTCTACTGCTCGCGCAGCGGCCCGCCGTCGATGCCGTGGCTCGAGCCGGACGTCAACGACCACCTGGCCGCACTGGCGTCCGACGGCGTCGAGGCGGTCGTGCTGGCGCCCATCGGGTTCCTGTCCGATCACATGGAGGTCGCCTACGACCTCGACACCGAGGCGCTGGCGACGGCGAAGGAGCTGGGCATCGCCGCGGCGCGAGCGGCCACCGCCGGCACCCACCCCGACTTCGTCGACACCGTCATCGACCTCCTGCTCGAGCGCGCCGCCGTCGAGCGCGGCGAGTCCGTCGTCCGGGCCAGCATCGGCGCGCCCGGGCCGGCGGCCGACGTCGCTCCGGCCGGCTGCTGCCCCAACCTGCGCGAGGACCTGCCCGCCCTCTGCGGCGCCGACTCGCCCCCGTACCCGTGA
- a CDS encoding thymidine kinase: protein MAELTFFTGTMDCGKSTLALQTDYNHRRRGLSGVLLTSHDRAGEATVSSRLGLAADAVEVTPSTQLWALVAARLTAGARIDYVIGDEAQFYTSEQVDDLGRMADELDVPVYAFGILTDFRTRLFPGSARLVELADRVETLQVEALCWCGRRATHNARTVGGIMVTEGEQVVVGDTDGAGVVGYEVLCRHHHRRRMTAVSARVAEAGAEPLPFATG from the coding sequence GTGGCGGAGCTGACCTTCTTCACCGGCACCATGGACTGCGGCAAGTCGACGCTCGCGCTGCAGACCGACTACAACCACCGCCGCCGCGGGCTGTCCGGGGTGCTGCTGACCTCGCACGACCGCGCCGGCGAGGCGACGGTCTCCAGCCGGCTGGGGCTGGCCGCCGACGCCGTCGAGGTGACGCCGTCGACGCAGCTGTGGGCACTGGTGGCGGCCCGGCTGACGGCCGGCGCCCGCATCGACTACGTCATCGGCGACGAAGCGCAGTTCTACACGTCCGAGCAGGTCGACGACCTCGGCCGCATGGCCGACGAGCTGGACGTCCCGGTGTACGCGTTCGGCATCCTCACCGACTTCCGCACCCGGCTGTTCCCGGGCTCGGCCCGGCTGGTCGAGCTCGCCGACCGCGTCGAGACCCTGCAGGTCGAGGCGTTGTGCTGGTGCGGGCGGCGGGCCACGCACAACGCCCGCACGGTCGGCGGCATCATGGTCACCGAGGGCGAGCAGGTGGTCGTCGGCGACACCGACGGCGCGGGCGTCGTCGGCTACGAGGTGCTGTGCCGGCACCACCACCGGCGCCGCATGACCGCCGTCAGCGCCCGGGTCGCCGAGGCCGGCGCCGAGCCACTGCCCTTCGCCACCGGCTGA
- a CDS encoding D-arabinono-1,4-lactone oxidase, whose protein sequence is MVWQNWARTVQARPVRVERPTSADEAAAVLTAAARDGLRVKPVGAGHSFTPVAATDGVQVRLDALTGLFALDTTAHTATVGAGTRLHELNALLTERGYGLTNMGDIAVQTVSGAIATGTHGSGRASASLSEQVVALEIALPDGAVRRVSAADDGDLFQAARLGLGALGIVTSVTFRVEPAFTLRSTVERTTLDAVVERFAELEAADHCDLYWLPFTDAVQLTVNRRTGEPAAPPHSFAAWWSGDVVENAGLALVQRVTRAAPKTTPAVNAVAARLIGGRSFVDAAPKVFTSTRRVRFHEMEYALPRSAAAGALRALRDLTARGPWRVAFPVEVRLAPADDVWLSPAYERDTVYVATHAYPRTDYTGWFSAVEKLWTEYGGRPHWGKLHTRDSGYLLDHYRRMGTFRAVRDRVDPERIMANEYLDQVLGE, encoded by the coding sequence ATGGTCTGGCAGAACTGGGCGCGTACCGTCCAGGCGCGCCCGGTCCGCGTCGAGCGGCCCACGAGCGCCGACGAGGCGGCCGCTGTGCTCACCGCCGCCGCGCGCGACGGGCTGCGGGTCAAGCCGGTCGGCGCGGGGCACAGCTTCACCCCCGTCGCGGCGACGGACGGCGTCCAGGTGCGGCTGGACGCGCTGACCGGCCTGTTCGCGCTCGACACCACCGCGCACACCGCCACCGTCGGCGCCGGCACCCGGTTGCACGAGCTCAACGCGCTGCTCACCGAGCGCGGCTACGGCCTGACGAACATGGGCGACATCGCCGTCCAGACGGTGTCCGGGGCCATCGCGACCGGCACCCACGGCAGCGGCCGGGCCAGCGCGTCGCTGTCCGAGCAGGTGGTGGCGCTGGAGATCGCGCTGCCCGACGGCGCGGTGCGGCGGGTGTCGGCGGCCGACGACGGCGACCTGTTCCAGGCCGCGCGGCTCGGCCTCGGCGCGCTGGGCATCGTGACCAGTGTCACGTTCCGGGTCGAACCGGCGTTCACGCTCCGGTCCACGGTGGAGCGGACGACGCTGGACGCCGTCGTCGAGCGGTTCGCCGAACTGGAGGCGGCCGACCACTGCGACCTCTACTGGCTGCCGTTCACCGACGCCGTCCAGCTCACCGTGAACCGCCGCACCGGCGAGCCGGCCGCGCCGCCGCACTCCTTCGCCGCCTGGTGGTCCGGCGACGTCGTCGAGAACGCCGGGCTGGCGCTGGTCCAGCGGGTGACCAGGGCCGCGCCCAAGACCACCCCCGCCGTCAACGCCGTCGCCGCCCGGCTGATCGGCGGCCGCAGCTTCGTCGACGCCGCGCCGAAGGTGTTCACCAGCACCCGGCGGGTCCGCTTCCACGAGATGGAGTACGCGCTGCCCCGCTCGGCGGCCGCCGGGGCGCTGCGGGCGCTGCGGGACCTGACGGCGCGCGGGCCGTGGCGGGTGGCGTTCCCGGTCGAGGTCCGCCTCGCCCCGGCCGACGACGTGTGGCTCTCCCCCGCCTACGAGCGCGACACCGTCTACGTCGCGACGCACGCCTACCCCCGCACCGACTACACCGGCTGGTTCTCCGCCGTCGAGAAGCTGTGGACGGAGTACGGTGGGCGGCCGCACTGGGGAAAGCTCCATACCCGCGATTCGGGGTATCTTCTCGATCACTACCGGCGAATGGGGACGTTCCGGGCGGTCCGCGACCGGGTCGACCCGGAGCGGATCATGGCCAACGAGTACCTCGACCAGGTGCTGGGCGAGTAG